AACCCGTGGACTGGACAATTGCTTATTCGGTTACCCGCTGGACGAATGGCAAAAACTTGAAGAAAAGTTGAAAGCGTTGCCGGTCACTAAAAAAGATGCCCGTGCATTCACCCGTTTCTTCTTTTCGGGCGCGAGCGAAGCAAGTCTCGATAAGCAGGGAAGAGTCAATATCCCGGCAAATTTACGAGAATTTGCGAAGATCGAAAAAGACTGTATGATCATCGGTGTGTCAAGCCGGATCGAGATCTGGTCAGCAGAACTTTGGGAAGCATACTACGAAGAATCTGAAGAGTCCTTTAATGACATTGCAGAAAACCTTATTGATTTTGACTTTTGAAAGCGGGCGGGATAATCATGTTTAATCACACAACCGTATTACTGCAAGAAGCAGTTGATGGCTTGCATGTAAAACAAAATGGTATTTATGTTGACTGCACGCTTGGCGGAGCAGGACACAGTGAAGAAATCGTTAAACTTCTCTCACCGGAAGGACAACTTATCTGCTTCGATCAAGACATAACAGCTATTGAAGCAGCTCAAAAAAAATTAGAGAACTATACAGCACAAGTAAAATTTGTTCATGCGAACTTTAAAGACGTAAAAAATGAATTGGCAAAATTGGGGATTTCTGAAGTGGACGGAATTTTATATGACTTGGGGGTTTCTTCTCCGCAGCTTGATACGCCCGAACGAGGGTTCAGTTACCATCACGATGCGCCGCTGGACATGCGTATGGATACTTCTGCGCCGCTGACAGCCTATGAAGTAGTTAATGAATGGTCTTATGCCGATCTGGTCAGAATTTTCTTCCGTTACGGCGAGGAGAAATTTTCAAAACAAATTGCCCGTAAAATTGAAGAAGCACGGGGGATTGAGCCAATCCACACAACTGGAGAGCTTGTGGAACTCATTAAAACGGGTATACCTGCAGCAGCCAGAAGAACGGGCGGCCACCCGGCTAAACGGGTTTTCCAGGCAATACGTATCGCGGTGAATGATGAACTCGGAGCAGCTGAGAAATCTTTGACAGATGCGCTCACATTATTGCGCAAAGAAGGCCGAATCAGCGTCATTACATTCCATTCACTTGAAGACCGCTTATGTAAGACTATATTCAAAGAAGCAGCATCTATGCCGGAGCTGCCGCCAAATTTGCCTGTCATACCTGAAGGAATGGAGCCGGAATTCCAGCTTATTACACGAAAGCCGATCATACCTTCAGATGAAGAAATAGAACTGAACAAACGCGCAAGATCAGCGAAATTACGAATTATAGAGAAAAAATAGAAAAGGGGAATAGAGCATGGGACTAGAACAACGGAACCTGAATATGCCACAGACACCGGAGACAGAACAACAAACTGAAATTAATCAGCCCCAGGTTGTCCGCCGAGTAAAAAAACGTTTTTCTAAAGGTGAAAAAATATTGTTCACTTTATTTGCAGCATTTACAATTGGATCTACTTCTATGCTTTTACAGACGCATTCAGATATAAACGCTGTGAATAAAGAAGTGCAATTGATGAATTTGGAAATAGAAGATGCGGTAAAACAAAATACTGAATTGTCCATCCAAGTGAGTGATAAATCCACATATGAACGCATTTGGAAAAAAGCACAAGAGAGTGGTCTGAACCTTAACGAAAGTAACGTAAAGGTCGTACCGGGACGATGAAGCAGTTTCGCTTTCAATGGGGAGCCTTTCTAATGTTTGTAGTATTCGGAGGGCTCTTTTTCATATTATTCGGCAGAATCTTGTTTATTCAGATGACCGGTCAGGTGGATGGCAGAGAACTTGCGAAAATAGCCGCTAACCAGTATGAAAAACATGCAGTTCTTCAGGCGAACCGCGGTGCTATAGTGGATC
The Sporosarcina sp. P33 genome window above contains:
- the rsmH gene encoding 16S rRNA (cytosine(1402)-N(4))-methyltransferase RsmH, whose product is MFNHTTVLLQEAVDGLHVKQNGIYVDCTLGGAGHSEEIVKLLSPEGQLICFDQDITAIEAAQKKLENYTAQVKFVHANFKDVKNELAKLGISEVDGILYDLGVSSPQLDTPERGFSYHHDAPLDMRMDTSAPLTAYEVVNEWSYADLVRIFFRYGEEKFSKQIARKIEEARGIEPIHTTGELVELIKTGIPAAARRTGGHPAKRVFQAIRIAVNDELGAAEKSLTDALTLLRKEGRISVITFHSLEDRLCKTIFKEAASMPELPPNLPVIPEGMEPEFQLITRKPIIPSDEEIELNKRARSAKLRIIEKK
- the mraZ gene encoding division/cell wall cluster transcriptional repressor MraZ; its protein translation is MFMGEYQHSIDIKGRLIVPSKFRELLADGFILTRGLDNCLFGYPLDEWQKLEEKLKALPVTKKDARAFTRFFFSGASEASLDKQGRVNIPANLREFAKIEKDCMIIGVSSRIEIWSAELWEAYYEESEESFNDIAENLIDFDF
- the ftsL gene encoding cell division protein FtsL; amino-acid sequence: MGLEQRNLNMPQTPETEQQTEINQPQVVRRVKKRFSKGEKILFTLFAAFTIGSTSMLLQTHSDINAVNKEVQLMNLEIEDAVKQNTELSIQVSDKSTYERIWKKAQESGLNLNESNVKVVPGR